In Musa acuminata AAA Group cultivar baxijiao chromosome BXJ3-9, Cavendish_Baxijiao_AAA, whole genome shotgun sequence, a single genomic region encodes these proteins:
- the LOC135649616 gene encoding protein NRT1/ PTR FAMILY 8.3-like, with the protein MGSVEDERRSPLEEGLLPDNENQGQYTGDGSVDIHGNPVLKNSTGNWRACPFILGNECCERLAYYGIATNLVTYLKNKLHEGNASAARNVTTWQGTCYIMPLLGAILADAYWGRYWTIAVFSTIYFVGMATLTLSASVPAFKPSPCVESVCPDASAVQYAIFFFGLYLIALGTGGIKPCVSSFGADQFDDTDPRERMKKGSFFNWFYFSINIGALISSSFLVWVQDNCGWGLGFGIPTLFMGLAIISFFFGTPLYRFQKPGGSPLIRMCQVVVASFRKWKVDVPHDSCLLYEVPEKASAIKGSRKLGHTDEIKFFDKAATVTDLDTKTESFSNPWRLCTVTQVEELKILVRMFPVWATTIVFSAVYAQISTMFVEQGMVMDTSIGSFTIPPASLSTFDVISVIVWVPIYDRILVPVARRFTGKERGFSELQRMGIGLFISILAMAAAAVVEIRRLDIAKAEGLVSEKVAIPLSIFWQTPQYFLVGAAEVFTFIGSLEFFYDQSPDAMRSLCSALSLLTTALGNYLSSFILTVVTSVTTRGGRTGWIPDNLNEGHLDYYFWLLTGLSFLNLLIYVACANRYKSKRAS; encoded by the exons AATGAAAATCAAGGACAATATACTGGAGATGGATCTGTCGACATTCATGGAAACCCCGTTTTAAAGAACAGCACAGGCAATTGGAGAGCATGCCCTTTCATTTTAG GGAATGAATGTTGTGAACGTTTAGCTTACTATGGAATAGCTACAAATCTTGTCACTTACCTAAAGAACAAGCTACATGAGGGGAATGCCTCTGCTGCACGAAATGTCACAACATGGCAAGGAACCTGCTATATTATGCCATTGCTTGGTGCAATTTTAGCTGATGCATACTGGGGAAGATACTGGACAATTGCAGTGTTCTCAACAATATACTTTGTT GGAATGGCCACATTGACCCTTTCAGCATCAGTTCCTGCTTTTAAGCCTTCACCATGTGTTGAATCTGTTTGCCCAGACGCAAGTGCAGTTCAATATGCTATTTTCTTTTTTGGACTCTATCTAATTGCACTGGGGACCGGTGGAATTAAACCTTGTGTTTCTTCGTTTGGAGCTGACCAATTTGATGATACTGATCCGAGAGAGCGAATGAAGAAGGGATCCTTTTTTAATTGGTTTTACTTCTCTATTAACATTGGTGCTCTCATATCCAGCAGCTTTCTAGTTTGGGTGCAAGACAATTGTGGATGGGGCTTGGGCTTTGGAATTCCTACATTGTTTATGGGATTAGCTATAATTAGTTTTTTCTTTGGTACTCCACTTTATAGATTCCAAAAACCAGGAGGAAGCCCTCTTATAAGAATGTGCCAGGTGGTGGTTGCCTCTTTTCGCAAGTGGAAAGTGGATGTGCCTCATGACAGTTGTCTCCTATATGAAGTGCCTGAGAAGGCTTCGGCAATTAAAGGAAGTCGAAAGCTGGGGCACACAGATGAAATTAA GTTCTTTGACAAGGCTGCTACAGTGACGGATCTCGATACAAAGACTGAAAGTTTTTCGAACCCATGGCGGCTGTGTACAGTCACTCAGGTGGAAGAACTGAAGATTCTGGTGAGGATGTTCCCTGTTTGGGCAACCACCATAGTGTTCTCTGCAGTATATGCACAGATATCTACTATGTTTGTCGAACAAGGGATGGTCATGGACACGAGTATAGGCTCCTTCACCATTCCACCTGCATCTCTATCAACCTTTGATGTCATCAGTGTCATTGTGTGGGTGCCAATCTATGATAGAATTCTTGTTCCGGTGGCAAGGAGATTCACAGGCAAGGAGAGAGGTTTTTCAGAATTGCAAAGGATGGGTATTGGCCTGTTCATATCTATACTAGCAATGGCAGCAGCTGCAGTGGTGGAGATCAGGCGACTCGACATTGCCAAGGCGGAAGGTTTAGTGTCCGAGAAAGTGGCCATTCCATTAAGCATCTTTTGGCAGACACCTCAATACTTTTTGGTCGGAGCAGCGGAAGTATTCACATTCATTGGGTCACTGGAGTTCTTCTATGATCAGTCTCCTGATGCTATGAGAAGTCTGTGCAGCGCGTTATCACTTCTTACCACTGCGCTGGGGAACTACCTGAGTTCCTTCATCTTGACTGTCGTGACATCGGTAACAACTCGAGGCGGGAGGACAGGATGGATTCCCGATAACTTGAACGAAGGGCACCTCGACTACTACTTCTGGCTGCTCACGGGGCTGAGCTTCTTGAATCTTTTGATATATGTTGCCTGTGCTAATAGGTACAAAAGCAAGAGGGCTTCTTGA
- the LOC135649618 gene encoding large ribosomal subunit protein uL15x-like produces the protein MTTRFRKNRKKRGHVSAGHGRIGKHRKHPGGRGNAGGMHHHRILFDKYHPGYFGKVGMRYFHRLRNKFHCPAVNVDRLWSLVPDAVKDAAAKDAAAAPLIDVTQFGYFKVLGKGMLPSDRPVVVKAKLISKIAEKKIKAAGGAVVLTA, from the coding sequence ATGACGACTCGCTTCAGGAAGAACCGTAAGAAGCGGGGGCACGTGAGCGCCGGCCACGGCCGCATCGGGAAGCACAGGAAGCACCCCGGAGGCCGCGGTAACGCTGGCGGCATGCACCACCACCGCATCCTCTTCGACAAGTACCACCCCGGCTACTTCGGCAAGGTCGGCATGCGCTACTTCCACCGTCTCCGCAACAAGTTCCACTGCCCCGCCGTCAACGTCGACCGCCTCTGGTCCCTCGTCCCCGACGCCGTCAAGGACGCCGCCGCCAAGGACGCCGCCGCCGCTCCCCTCATCGACGTCACCCAGTTCGGATACTTCAAGGTCCTCGGCAAGGGGATGCTTCCGTCGGATCGCCCCGTCGTCGTCAAGGCCAAGCTCATCTCCAAGATTGCCGAAAAGAAGATCAAGGCAGCAGGAGGCGCCGTCGTGCTCACCGCTTGA
- the LOC135649615 gene encoding pentatricopeptide repeat-containing protein At5g24830-like: MVLVAAGEELLIIHRTFSFNLRSLPIIQEIGDFFSRIISQPPDLVEHQRASVQSPSLVDDQSPALTIEEPYKISVREWLSKDNKHDDYKDNNEPPAVFNVLDTVLVHTMERMKKLRESITIVGRCSLLEGIANVVCSEDSRRADNSDFVLIRVLCTEGKVLAAFQLHNELYRSSVVLDLHTYNFLVNGLCKIGSLSEATWLLEVMNNMCAFPNHVTYNTLVDGYCRWGSVDRALSLVSSMAESGVRPNVVTCNILVHAFCSRGLLENAKKLLADILNEHESANLVTSTILMDGFFEKGDADQAINMWNEMLKRGIEVDRIAYNVLVNGFCLMHNTKLAQRYFSEMFKKGFLPDVVTFNSLINGLSKNGNMDEACDMYNKMSLSGLLADQISYSLIIRGLCQQGDISKAVEFLHKMLSHSIVPEPRIWNLIMNGYGRVGDTNSAYSIRNMMTATGVVPNTFTFNALIHAEVKGGKIVHALMLKQELLDSGLFPDVVTYNLLISGACRIGHTFFARQMLLEMLNRGYQPDIITYTELIRCLCVKGKWQQAQEILNKVQESGLGIDHVPFHILIKLYSKMGKVMEALELYEEMTTKGILGRYSMYNSLFIALRKKGYLLEASQVYKQMDKLLQCRIKEDG, from the exons atggtg TTGGTCGCAGCTGGTGAAGAACTTCTTATCATCCATCGCACCTTTAGTTTTAATCTCAGAAGCCTACCCATTATCCAAGAAATTGGTGACTTTTTTTCTCGCATCATCTCCCAGCCACCCGATCTTGTGGAACATCAGAG GGCTTCTGTGCAATCACCTTCTCTAGTTGATGACCAAAGCCCTGCACTGACTATCGAGGAACCATACAAGATTAGTGTTAGGGAGTGGCTCTCGAAAGACAACAAGCATGATGATTATAAGGACAATAATGAACCACCTGCTGTTTTCAATGTGTTGGATACGGTACTTGTCCATACCATGGAGCGAATGAAGAAGTTAAG GGAAAGCATTACAATTGTTGGAAGATGTAGTTTGTTAGAAGGCATTGCCAACGTGGTGTGTTCTGAGGATAGTCGCAGAGCTGATAATAGTGACTTTGTATTGATTAGGGTATTGTGCACTGAAGGAAAAGTTTTAGCTGCTTTTCAGCTTCATAATGAATTATATAGGAGCAGTGTTGTCCTAGATCTGCATACATACAATTTCCTCGTAAATGGACTTTGTAAGATAGGTAGCTTGTCTGAGGCTACTTGGCTTCTTGAAGTTATGAACAATATGTGTGCATTCCCAAATCATGTGACATACAATACTCTAGTGGATGGTTATTGCCGTTGGGGTAGTGTGGACAGAGCTCTAAGTCTTGTTTCTTCCATGGCCGAAAGTGGAGTTAGACCCAATGTAGTTACTTGTAATATACTTGTTCATGCCTTTTGCAGTAGAGGCCTCCTGGAGAATGCAAAGAAACTTCTTGCAGATATATTGAATGAGCATGAGTCTGCAAATTTAGTTACGTCAACAATactcatggatggattcttcgaaAAAGGCGATGCAGACCAGGCAATTAACATGTGGAATGAAATGTTGAAGAGAGGCATCGAAGTTGATCGAATTGCATATAATGTTCTAGTTAATGGATTTTGCTTGATGCACAATACAAAACTTGCTCAAAGATATTTttctgagatgttcaagaagggctTTTTACCAGATGTAGTGACTTTTAATAGTCTTATAAATGGCCTATCTAAAAATGGGAATATGGACGAGGCTTGTGATATGTACAATAAGATGTCTTTGTCTGGTCTTCTTGCTGACCAAATCTCATACAGCCTGATTATTCGGGGTCTTTGCCAACAGGGTGACATCTCAAAAGCTGTAGAGTTTTTGCATAAGATGTTAAGTCATTCCATAGTCCCTGAGCCTCGTATTTGGAATCTTATCATGAATGGTTATGGAAGGGTTGGTGATACTAATAGTGCTTATTCAATAAGAAATATGATGACAGCAACAGGTGTTGTTCCAAATACCTTCACATTTAATGCACTGATTCATGCTGAAGTAAAGGGAGGAAAAATTGTGCATGCTTTAATGCTGAAGCAGGAGTTGCTCGATTCTGGGCTTTTTCCTGATGTTGTTACTTATAATTTGTTGATTAGTGGTGCATGTAGGATTGGCCACACTTTTTTCGCTAGACAGATGCTCCTGGAAATGCTAAATAGAGGATATCAACCTGATATAATCACTTACACAGAATTGATTAGATGCCTTTGTGTAAAAGGGAAATGGCAGCAAGctcaagaaattctcaacaaggTGCAGGAATCTGGCTTGGGCATTGATCATGTGCCATTTCACATTCTTATTAAACTGTACTCCAAGATGGGAAAAGTAATGGAAGCACTTGAGCTGTATGAGGAAATGACTACAAAGGGTATTTTGGGCCGCTATTCTATGTATAATTCCCTGTTTATTGCACTTAGAAAGAAAGGCTATCTCTTGGAAGCAAGTCAAGTATATAAGCAGATGGATAAGCTTTTGCAATGCAGAATAAAAGAAGATGGTTGA